One window from the genome of Natrialba magadii ATCC 43099 encodes:
- a CDS encoding METTL5 family protein produces MAGRSRRTLARELESIADFESPSPSLEQYLTPPEIAAHIAHLAGLQDDLERPVVDLGTGTGMLATAAALAGAGQVLGVDLDSDALALARENAARVGVASQTDWIRADVSRQPLPFSFSSARSSQSATVLSNPPFGAQRGNRHADREFLETARSLASVSYTIHNEGSQEFVESYAADEGGTVTHAFRAAFPIERRFEFHTAESEELAAEVFRVEWE; encoded by the coding sequence ATGGCAGGTCGTTCCCGGCGGACGCTCGCGCGCGAACTCGAGTCGATCGCTGATTTTGAATCGCCGTCGCCATCGTTAGAGCAGTATCTCACGCCGCCGGAGATTGCGGCCCATATTGCGCATCTGGCTGGGTTGCAGGATGATCTCGAGCGGCCGGTGGTGGATCTCGGTACCGGAACCGGGATGCTGGCAACTGCCGCGGCACTCGCCGGTGCCGGGCAGGTTCTCGGCGTTGACCTCGATTCCGACGCACTCGCGCTCGCCCGGGAGAACGCGGCGCGTGTCGGGGTGGCCTCACAGACGGACTGGATTCGAGCTGACGTCTCGCGACAGCCGCTTCCGTTCTCGTTCTCATCAGCTCGCTCCTCACAATCCGCAACCGTGCTCTCGAACCCGCCGTTCGGCGCACAGCGCGGTAATCGCCACGCAGATCGGGAGTTTCTCGAGACGGCTCGCTCGCTCGCGTCCGTTTCCTACACGATTCACAACGAAGGGAGCCAGGAGTTCGTCGAATCCTACGCGGCCGACGAGGGTGGGACGGTAACCCACGCGTTTCGGGCAGCATTCCCGATCGAACGCCGCTTCGAGTTCCATACCGCAGAAAGCGAGGAGCTCGCGGCGGAGGTCTTTCGGGTCGAGTGGGAGTAG
- a CDS encoding zf-TFIIB domain-containing protein, whose amino-acid sequence MECPRCQGSLEELSLGEVSTVSCPHCAYADIPVEHERPPEERESWRDAFNRFYDG is encoded by the coding sequence ATGGAGTGTCCACGGTGTCAGGGCTCGCTCGAAGAACTCTCGCTGGGGGAGGTGTCGACCGTCTCGTGTCCTCACTGTGCGTACGCGGATATCCCGGTCGAACACGAGCGACCACCCGAGGAACGCGAATCCTGGCGCGACGCGTTCAATCGATTTTACGACGGCTAA
- a CDS encoding ABC transporter ATP-binding protein produces MIHRVLGTLASSASQAADDHRTPPAVRLADVTHEYGTGGSRFRSGDRRTVTALRNVSVDIQPGEIVGLEGPSGSGKSTILHLVAGLLVPTSGSVELHGTELSALSNRKRTRVRRQHVGIVFQHFHLLPSLSARANVALPLVQTGVSKRKRRRRATELLERVGLGDRTTHLPSELSGGECQRVAIARSLATDPDVVIADEPTGELDTATGETVLELLTDIGRERAVVLASHDEATLAVADRVLTLRDGRVVSDGG; encoded by the coding sequence ATGATTCATCGCGTACTGGGAACCCTGGCGTCGTCGGCGTCACAGGCTGCGGACGACCACCGGACACCGCCCGCTGTCCGACTCGCAGACGTCACACACGAGTACGGGACGGGCGGGAGCCGGTTTCGATCGGGTGACCGGCGAACCGTCACCGCGCTCCGGAACGTCTCGGTCGACATCCAGCCCGGCGAAATCGTCGGCCTCGAGGGACCGAGCGGCAGCGGCAAGTCGACGATTCTCCACCTCGTCGCCGGGCTGCTCGTGCCGACCAGCGGCAGCGTCGAACTCCACGGCACGGAGCTCTCTGCGCTCTCGAACCGAAAGCGAACGCGCGTCCGCCGCCAGCACGTCGGGATCGTCTTCCAGCACTTTCACCTGCTTCCCTCGCTCTCCGCGCGAGCGAACGTCGCACTGCCGCTCGTCCAGACCGGCGTCTCGAAACGCAAGCGCCGACGACGCGCCACGGAACTGCTAGAGCGAGTCGGTCTCGGCGACCGAACGACACACCTCCCCAGCGAACTCAGCGGCGGCGAGTGCCAGCGCGTCGCCATCGCCCGCTCGCTCGCGACCGACCCCGACGTCGTCATCGCCGACGAACCCACCGGCGAACTCGACACCGCGACCGGCGAGACCGTACTCGAGTTACTGACCGATATTGGGCGCGAGCGGGCGGTCGTCCTCGCCTCGCACGACGAGGCGACGCTCGCGGTTGCAGATCGTGTGCTCACGCTGCGGGACGGACGGGTGGTTTCGGATGGCGGATAG
- a CDS encoding DUF7139 domain-containing protein encodes MAAERPTDGYLFDLYRRYIGEPENRTDVYLGFGLFLGGIGLAVVALVLFLWSSTFSRADAAYFMWAQPAYALGMLSLPAMILGVVVLLPADRRVIGVSVVGAAITVVATAGFLYAYPDSWNFMGETDYTVEVTATYAVGLAGITASTGAALVAHYLELARQVETVEVGEEDEDEETGPEYTDADIERDIDEAMDGVELSWGGVEKTEHKRLSFSEDQFDSVSVDTDAGTKKTRSTGVDAQVEGLKGLKGGETKTTTSQSTVDDQTAKLKELREQRQSESAADGTEAASGGRSADGLLAPLAAALERVRSAVRRE; translated from the coding sequence ATGGCAGCGGAACGGCCTACAGACGGCTATCTCTTCGACCTCTATCGCCGGTATATCGGCGAACCCGAGAACCGGACGGACGTCTATCTCGGGTTCGGCCTGTTCCTGGGTGGGATCGGCCTGGCGGTGGTCGCACTGGTGCTCTTTCTCTGGAGCAGCACATTCAGCAGAGCAGACGCGGCGTACTTCATGTGGGCGCAACCGGCGTACGCGCTCGGGATGCTCTCGCTTCCGGCGATGATCCTCGGCGTCGTCGTCCTCTTACCCGCTGATCGCCGCGTTATCGGCGTCTCGGTGGTCGGCGCGGCGATTACCGTCGTCGCAACGGCTGGGTTCCTGTACGCCTACCCCGACAGTTGGAACTTCATGGGCGAGACCGACTACACTGTCGAGGTAACGGCGACCTACGCGGTCGGACTCGCTGGGATCACGGCCTCCACTGGGGCCGCACTCGTCGCGCACTATCTCGAGTTGGCTCGCCAGGTCGAGACGGTCGAGGTTGGTGAGGAGGACGAAGACGAAGAGACCGGCCCCGAGTACACGGATGCCGATATCGAACGCGATATCGACGAGGCGATGGACGGCGTCGAACTCTCCTGGGGTGGCGTCGAGAAGACCGAGCACAAGCGCCTGAGTTTCTCGGAGGATCAGTTCGATAGCGTCTCCGTCGACACCGATGCGGGAACGAAGAAAACGCGCTCGACCGGCGTCGACGCGCAGGTCGAAGGCCTCAAGGGACTGAAAGGCGGTGAGACGAAGACGACGACCTCGCAATCGACGGTTGACGATCAGACGGCGAAGTTGAAGGAACTGCGCGAGCAGCGACAGTCGGAGTCGGCGGCCGACGGCACCGAGGCCGCAAGCGGCGGGAGATCAGCTGACGGCCTTCTGGCCCCGCTCGCCGCAGCACTTGAACGGGTTCGGTCCGCCGTTCGCCGAGAGTAG
- a CDS encoding ABC transporter permease has translation MADSRGPSDERRKNGEHGDEDEGDPVTEAFDARETSRTRWVGLLRLSIARLWRRATKTTSGRIIATIAAVAMTVALLVLVTGIALALADGGTTSENDATAQIVPESADLLASVNGVEGARLGETNERAATIRDEPGVDHSSPVLIEPVRLEHDGGEDSPQTVLLVGVVPDDESRTVAGLSTAALESGDPHYADGSYTGPQRGEVVLSSAAADRLDATQDDDLAVSSSQFEAMDVESPAITVTAVEESDGESGDEDTPVALVHLSELQTFAGASEGELADQVLVWGEDDAATAAANGAYPDETVDAPDTTHPSLLFDDGLAFVTSALALLVGVTICAAFVATTAGMTVNEDRRMLAVLESVGFPTHSRLAVVAISTQVLTLCGAVLGGVLGILAIHGVNGVASAGGAPGAVAQAHPLFVPYAVVIAFVAGLVAIPYPLVVAARTSVLAEVSR, from the coding sequence ATGGCGGATAGTCGTGGGCCCTCGGATGAGCGGCGTAAAAACGGTGAGCACGGGGACGAAGACGAGGGGGACCCAGTAACCGAAGCGTTCGACGCGCGCGAGACAAGCCGAACGCGCTGGGTCGGCCTCCTCAGGCTCTCGATCGCCAGACTGTGGCGACGAGCGACGAAAACGACCTCGGGGCGAATCATCGCGACGATCGCCGCCGTCGCGATGACCGTCGCGTTGCTCGTGCTCGTAACCGGCATCGCGCTCGCGCTCGCCGACGGCGGCACGACGAGCGAAAACGATGCCACCGCCCAGATCGTACCCGAGTCGGCGGACCTCCTCGCCTCCGTCAACGGCGTCGAAGGGGCCCGACTCGGTGAGACGAACGAACGCGCGGCGACCATCCGCGACGAACCTGGCGTCGACCACTCGAGTCCGGTTCTCATCGAACCGGTCCGACTCGAGCACGACGGCGGCGAGGACAGCCCCCAGACCGTCCTCCTCGTCGGCGTTGTCCCAGACGACGAGTCCCGAACCGTCGCCGGCCTCTCGACTGCGGCACTCGAGTCGGGTGACCCACACTACGCGGACGGCTCCTACACCGGGCCACAACGCGGCGAGGTCGTCCTCTCGAGTGCCGCGGCCGACCGCCTCGATGCAACCCAGGACGACGACCTCGCCGTCTCGAGTTCGCAGTTCGAGGCGATGGACGTCGAGAGTCCGGCGATAACGGTCACGGCTGTCGAGGAATCCGACGGCGAGAGTGGTGACGAGGACACCCCGGTCGCGCTCGTCCACCTGAGCGAACTCCAGACGTTCGCGGGTGCGAGTGAGGGCGAACTCGCAGACCAGGTTCTCGTCTGGGGCGAGGACGACGCTGCGACGGCCGCCGCGAACGGGGCCTATCCCGACGAAACCGTCGACGCGCCCGACACCACCCATCCGTCGCTCCTGTTCGACGACGGACTGGCGTTCGTCACCAGCGCCCTCGCGCTGCTCGTCGGCGTCACCATCTGCGCCGCCTTCGTCGCGACGACCGCCGGCATGACCGTCAACGAAGACCGGCGTATGCTCGCCGTACTCGAGTCCGTCGGCTTCCCGACCCATAGTCGCCTCGCGGTCGTTGCGATTTCGACGCAGGTGTTGACGCTGTGCGGGGCGGTGCTTGGCGGCGTGCTCGGGATTCTGGCGATCCACGGAGTCAACGGCGTCGCGAGTGCGGGCGGCGCGCCGGGTGCTGTTGCGCAGGCGCATCCGCTGTTCGTCCCCTACGCCGTCGTCATCGCGTTCGTCGCCGGACTGGTCGCGATCCCGTACCCACTCGTCGTCGCGGCCCGGACGTCGGTGCTCGCGGAGGTGAGTCGCTGA
- a CDS encoding disk-shape morphogenesis protein volactin yields MAKGLDVGTMNILSAQQDGNDTVFVQQRNSFVEIEYSDMAEQMLSRSEVLHIRKDDKVYVVGDDALNFANIFNKETRRPMKHGILSNDEQSAIPMMKLIIEQVVGEPAYPDEKLYFSSPADPIDSDLSTLYHQKTIESFLDDMGYDSEPINEGMSVIYSELADNNFTGLGISFGAGMTNVCLSYYAVPVMKFSVARGGDWVDEQAARATGTPVDKVTSIKEDDFELDFTTDVGGVEGALSIYYENLLDYVIDNIVSEVDEEDVEEGLDVPVVVTGGTSSPSGFEALFRDHLEDASIPFSISDVTHANEPLYSVARGGLVAARSDEDIDHDDEEAEAAAASE; encoded by the coding sequence ATGGCGAAAGGCCTAGACGTCGGAACCATGAACATTCTGTCCGCACAACAGGATGGGAACGACACGGTATTCGTGCAACAGCGCAACTCCTTCGTAGAGATCGAGTACTCGGATATGGCCGAGCAGATGCTCTCGCGAAGCGAAGTCCTGCACATCCGCAAGGACGACAAGGTGTACGTCGTCGGCGACGACGCCCTGAATTTTGCAAACATCTTCAACAAGGAGACCCGCCGCCCGATGAAACACGGGATCCTCTCGAACGACGAGCAGAGCGCGATCCCGATGATGAAGCTCATCATCGAACAGGTCGTCGGCGAGCCGGCCTACCCTGACGAGAAGCTCTACTTCTCCTCGCCGGCCGATCCGATCGACTCGGATCTCTCGACGCTGTACCACCAGAAAACGATCGAGTCGTTCTTAGACGACATGGGATACGACTCCGAACCGATCAATGAGGGGATGTCCGTCATCTACAGTGAACTCGCAGACAACAACTTCACCGGACTGGGCATCTCCTTCGGTGCCGGCATGACGAACGTCTGTCTGTCCTACTACGCAGTCCCCGTCATGAAGTTCTCTGTCGCCCGCGGTGGCGACTGGGTCGACGAGCAGGCCGCCCGCGCGACGGGCACGCCTGTCGACAAGGTCACCTCCATCAAGGAGGATGACTTCGAACTGGACTTCACGACGGACGTCGGCGGCGTCGAGGGTGCGCTCTCGATTTACTACGAGAACCTGCTCGACTACGTCATCGACAACATCGTCTCCGAAGTCGACGAGGAAGACGTCGAGGAAGGCCTCGACGTCCCCGTCGTCGTCACCGGCGGCACCTCGAGCCCAAGCGGCTTCGAGGCGCTGTTCCGTGACCACCTCGAGGACGCGAGCATCCCGTTCTCGATCAGCGACGTGACGCACGCAAACGAGCCGCTGTACAGCGTGGCCCGTGGTGGCCTCGTCGCAGCCCGCTCGGACGAAGACATCGACCACGACGACGAGGAAGCAGAAGCCGCAGCCGCAAGCGAGTAA
- a CDS encoding MBL fold metallo-hydrolase: protein MIQSDWGDWLVRDVEDASPNGVSIWYLGCNGFILKGSDETTIYIDPYVGLGDPPRTVRMIPVPFDPEDVDEADAVLATHEHTDHVHGPSQAPILANTGATFYAPDDSLAVAREEESWTDEWDVDEEQFSEVSEGDTVEVGEFTIHVEVANDPDASHPVSYVIEHDAGTFFHGGDTKPSDEFDRIGTAYDIDLGVLAFGTVGQIPDKETREPKRTRWYNDENQIVEAAAALELDRLAPSHWDMWKGLTSDPTVLHHHAQSFEYPQRLDIIEIGDRIELEP, encoded by the coding sequence ATGATCCAGAGCGACTGGGGAGACTGGCTCGTACGTGACGTCGAAGACGCCTCGCCGAACGGCGTCTCCATCTGGTATCTCGGCTGTAACGGCTTCATCCTCAAGGGAAGCGACGAGACAACGATCTACATCGATCCGTACGTCGGACTCGGCGATCCGCCGCGGACGGTCCGGATGATCCCTGTCCCGTTCGATCCCGAGGACGTCGACGAGGCCGATGCTGTGCTCGCGACGCACGAACACACCGACCACGTTCACGGCCCGAGTCAGGCACCAATTCTTGCGAATACGGGCGCGACGTTCTACGCACCCGACGACAGCCTCGCGGTCGCGCGCGAAGAGGAATCGTGGACCGACGAGTGGGACGTCGACGAGGAGCAGTTCAGCGAGGTCAGCGAGGGTGACACGGTCGAGGTCGGCGAGTTCACCATCCACGTCGAAGTGGCGAACGACCCCGACGCGAGCCATCCCGTGAGCTACGTCATCGAACACGACGCCGGCACGTTTTTCCACGGCGGCGACACCAAACCGAGCGACGAGTTCGACCGCATCGGCACGGCGTACGACATCGATCTGGGCGTGCTCGCGTTCGGTACCGTTGGCCAGATTCCCGACAAGGAAACCCGCGAACCGAAGCGGACGCGCTGGTACAACGACGAAAACCAGATCGTCGAGGCCGCCGCCGCGCTCGAACTCGACCGACTCGCGCCGAGCCACTGGGACATGTGGAAGGGGCTCACCTCGGATCCGACGGTGCTCCACCACCACGCACAGAGCTTCGAGTACCCACAACGGCTCGATATCATCGAGATCGGCGACCGGATCGAACTCGAACCGTAG
- a CDS encoding ABC transporter permease, producing MGLFSPFVRTRAVIGIALAQLRRSPGRTVLAVLAVTLSVLAITLLASLGVGVVEVGETGLDNADRDIWVSSDPVDPSADGAENPIPDAHGTSAALTERDDISSAAPLAMHQVYVGTEPDQLERTTAVGVQETHDGFDFEAGSGFDRAELPDEGERPTDPQTAEIVLDPQVADDAGADVGDTVYVGTSRQTAPEYEFTVVGIASYYSQFLGTPAATVPLPDLQIVAGTTGTDRATFITADVADGADQEAVRDDLATEYPEYDVRTSDEQIEAMVAEQPLVLASGMTLVGLAVVGGSVLTINLFALMVTQQRRELAALRAIGLSRGLLSGMIAVQGLVIGLLGGIVGVAATPLLADGLNRVALSLVGFENLLRTPVEVYVAGFALALSVGTVVAGITGWRVGRTLKLEHLEQ from the coding sequence ATGGGGCTGTTCTCGCCGTTCGTCCGAACGCGGGCCGTCATCGGTATCGCGCTTGCACAGCTGCGGCGGTCACCTGGGAGAACCGTCCTCGCCGTTCTTGCGGTCACCCTCTCGGTGCTCGCGATTACCCTGCTTGCGAGTCTCGGCGTCGGCGTCGTCGAGGTCGGCGAAACCGGCCTGGACAACGCCGACCGGGACATCTGGGTCTCCAGCGATCCAGTCGATCCGTCCGCGGACGGGGCCGAGAATCCGATCCCCGACGCACACGGTACGTCGGCCGCGCTCACTGAACGCGACGACATCAGTTCGGCCGCGCCGCTTGCGATGCACCAGGTGTACGTCGGGACAGAGCCGGACCAACTCGAGCGCACCACCGCTGTCGGCGTCCAGGAGACACACGACGGCTTCGACTTCGAGGCTGGCTCAGGGTTCGATCGCGCCGAACTGCCGGACGAAGGCGAACGACCGACAGATCCCCAGACTGCCGAAATCGTCCTCGATCCGCAGGTTGCAGACGACGCCGGCGCAGACGTTGGCGACACGGTCTACGTCGGGACGAGTCGCCAGACCGCGCCGGAGTACGAGTTCACCGTGGTCGGCATCGCGTCCTACTACTCGCAGTTCCTCGGGACGCCCGCGGCGACGGTGCCGCTGCCGGACCTGCAGATCGTTGCCGGAACGACTGGAACGGACCGCGCGACGTTCATCACCGCCGACGTAGCGGACGGGGCCGATCAGGAAGCCGTCCGCGATGACCTGGCGACCGAGTACCCCGAGTACGACGTGCGAACCAGCGACGAACAGATCGAAGCGATGGTCGCCGAACAGCCGCTCGTCCTCGCAAGCGGGATGACGCTGGTCGGCCTGGCCGTCGTCGGCGGCTCGGTGCTCACCATCAACCTGTTCGCGCTCATGGTCACCCAGCAGCGTCGCGAACTCGCCGCGCTTCGGGCCATCGGACTCTCTCGCGGACTGCTCTCGGGGATGATCGCCGTCCAGGGACTCGTCATCGGACTGCTCGGCGGCATCGTCGGCGTCGCGGCGACGCCGCTGCTCGCGGACGGACTGAACCGCGTCGCGCTCTCACTCGTCGGCTTCGAAAATCTACTTCGAACGCCCGTCGAGGTCTACGTCGCCGGCTTCGCGCTCGCGCTCAGCGTCGGCACCGTCGTCGCCGGCATCACCGGCTGGCGCGTCGGGCGCACGCTGAAGCTCGAACATCTCGAACAATAG
- the dph2 gene encoding diphthamide biosynthesis enzyme Dph2: MSQESESESTYTEGDLRNTGMQLKHDREWDYELDRIIDAIEERDAEKVGLQFPEGLKRRGPKVADDLRELADDDVTFMLSGQPCYGACDLDTYLMKRTDVFVHFGHSPMKNTDKVIYVPLFSNVEVLPIMEEALDTLEDPEETAGVGLVTTAQHMNRYEEMSTFLEEQGYEVHSRRGDERLTHEGQVLGCNYASADVPADQVLYVGGGKFHPLGLAMEHPDKHVVIGDPVNNVVTVADTEKFMKQRYASVHKAMDAQKWGVIFCTKIGQGRWDQAQQILENNDDAYLITMDEVTPDRLRNFDMDAFVNTGCPRITTDDGPQFYKPMLTPGEYEIAVGNKPLDELSFDTFHGTW, translated from the coding sequence ATGAGTCAGGAGTCGGAGTCAGAGTCGACGTACACCGAGGGGGACCTTCGGAACACCGGAATGCAGCTCAAGCACGACCGCGAGTGGGACTACGAACTCGATCGGATCATCGACGCCATCGAGGAACGCGACGCCGAGAAGGTCGGATTGCAGTTCCCCGAGGGCCTTAAGCGCCGCGGTCCGAAGGTAGCAGACGACCTGCGCGAACTCGCCGACGACGACGTGACGTTCATGCTCTCGGGCCAGCCCTGCTATGGAGCCTGTGACTTAGACACCTACCTGATGAAGCGCACCGACGTGTTCGTCCACTTCGGCCACTCGCCGATGAAGAACACGGACAAAGTCATCTACGTCCCGCTGTTCTCGAACGTCGAAGTGCTCCCGATTATGGAGGAGGCACTCGATACGCTCGAGGATCCAGAGGAGACTGCGGGCGTCGGCCTCGTGACGACGGCCCAGCACATGAACCGCTACGAGGAGATGTCGACGTTCCTCGAGGAGCAGGGCTACGAGGTTCACAGCCGCCGTGGCGACGAGCGACTCACCCACGAGGGGCAGGTTCTGGGGTGCAACTACGCGAGCGCGGATGTGCCCGCAGACCAGGTGCTCTACGTCGGCGGCGGGAAGTTCCACCCGCTCGGACTCGCGATGGAACACCCCGACAAGCACGTCGTCATCGGTGACCCGGTCAACAACGTCGTCACCGTTGCGGACACGGAGAAGTTCATGAAGCAGCGCTACGCCTCGGTGCACAAGGCGATGGACGCCCAGAAGTGGGGCGTCATCTTCTGCACTAAGATCGGCCAGGGTCGCTGGGACCAGGCCCAACAGATACTCGAGAACAACGACGACGCCTACCTCATCACGATGGACGAGGTTACTCCTGACCGCCTCCGGAACTTCGACATGGACGCGTTCGTCAACACTGGCTGTCCGCGGATCACGACAGACGACGGCCCGCAGTTCTACAAGCCAATGCTCACGCCCGGTGAGTACGAGATTGCCGTCGGGAACAAGCCACTCGACGAGCTTTCGTTCGACACGTTCCACGGGACCTGGTAG